In Dyadobacter sp. NIV53, a single window of DNA contains:
- a CDS encoding RagB/SusD family nutrient uptake outer membrane protein — MYTAINSIRKRSNLPELPAGLNKDDMRKAIRRERRIELCFEAKRFYDIIRWVIAEDVMNKDLHGMKITNSSPNDNKGKWVYEVVGLNHPHVFTKKMYMNPVPQPVMDQNKKIIQNPGY, encoded by the coding sequence GTGTATACAGCTATCAATTCAATCAGAAAACGTTCTAATTTACCCGAACTACCGGCTGGATTAAATAAGGATGATATGCGGAAAGCCATTCGCCGTGAACGCCGGATCGAACTCTGTTTTGAAGCCAAAAGATTCTACGATATTATCCGCTGGGTGATTGCGGAAGATGTGATGAATAAAGATTTGCATGGCATGAAAATTACCAATTCGTCCCCTAACGACAATAAAGGAAAATGGGTATACGAAGTGGTTGGCTTGAACCATCCGCACGTTTTCACCAAGAAAATGTACATGAATCCCGTGCCTCAGCCGGTAATGGACCAGAATAAAAAGATTATACAGAATCCGGGATATTGA
- the glgB gene encoding 1,4-alpha-glucan branching protein GlgB: MAKSTGKKKAELTPVSPSEIPSEILSGITSDNSFDSQEQHINSVEAISRFTDFDIHLFAQGKHYKLYEKLGSHVMEHKGIIGTYFAVWAPNASSISVIGNFNGWNKQGHPLSARWDSSGIWEGWIPNIGVGEVYKYFIITNDGQHLEKSDPFALWCEVAPKTASIVWDNWYEWKDTDWMQTRKEKNKLNAPISVYEVHLGSWQRDPSDPERYLTYKEIAVGLVPYVKEMGFTHVELMPIMEHPYPPSWGYQITGYFSVASRMGTPQELMFLVDELHKAGIGVYMDWVPSHFPGDAHGLFRFDGTSLYEHEDPRKGYHPDWKSYIFNYGRNEVRSFLISNAIFWLDRYHVDGLRVDAVASMLYLDYSRNHGEWIPNEFGGRENLEAISLLRDMNVAAYTEFPDIQSIAEESTAFPGVSRPVFVGGLGFGMKWMMGWMNDTLKYFEKDPAFRKWHQDQLTFSLVYAFNENFMLPLSHDEVVYGKKSLVNKMPGDEWQRFANLRTMFTYMFTHPGTKLMFMGGEFGQTSEWNFKQSMDWHLLEFAPHAGMKEFTKALNSLYKSEPAMYDYSFSHEGFEWIDTQDRENSVLVYARKAIDPDLNIVVILNLTPVPHPGYKVGVLSEGNWEEIFNSDEKKFYGSGMTNGGVLKAENKAWHGKAHSVLVDLPPLGAVILKRNLLKKK, translated from the coding sequence ATGGCTAAGTCAACGGGTAAAAAGAAAGCTGAATTAACACCGGTTTCTCCTTCGGAGATCCCGTCAGAGATTCTATCGGGAATAACTTCTGACAACAGCTTTGATTCACAGGAACAACATATAAATTCGGTGGAAGCGATTAGCCGTTTTACAGATTTTGATATTCACCTGTTCGCTCAGGGAAAGCATTATAAACTTTATGAAAAGCTGGGGTCGCATGTGATGGAGCATAAAGGTATTATAGGTACGTACTTTGCAGTATGGGCACCTAATGCTTCGTCCATTTCAGTGATCGGGAATTTTAATGGCTGGAACAAGCAGGGACATCCTCTGTCGGCCCGCTGGGATAGTTCAGGAATATGGGAAGGCTGGATTCCTAACATTGGTGTTGGTGAAGTTTACAAATACTTTATTATTACTAACGATGGCCAGCATCTTGAAAAATCGGACCCATTTGCATTATGGTGCGAAGTAGCGCCAAAAACTGCGTCTATTGTATGGGATAACTGGTACGAGTGGAAGGATACAGACTGGATGCAGACCCGCAAGGAAAAGAACAAACTGAATGCACCTATATCAGTATACGAAGTGCATTTGGGTTCCTGGCAGCGCGATCCGTCTGATCCGGAAAGGTACCTGACTTATAAGGAAATTGCAGTTGGGCTTGTTCCCTATGTAAAGGAAATGGGTTTTACGCATGTGGAGCTGATGCCGATCATGGAACATCCTTATCCGCCTTCCTGGGGATATCAGATCACAGGTTATTTTTCGGTAGCTTCGCGTATGGGTACACCGCAGGAGCTGATGTTCCTGGTAGATGAGCTGCACAAAGCAGGAATTGGTGTGTACATGGACTGGGTTCCTTCCCATTTTCCGGGCGATGCACATGGCCTTTTCCGTTTTGACGGGACTTCGCTTTACGAGCATGAAGATCCAAGAAAAGGCTATCATCCGGATTGGAAAAGTTATATTTTCAATTACGGACGAAATGAAGTACGTTCATTCCTGATCAGTAATGCTATTTTCTGGCTGGACAGATATCATGTGGACGGTTTGCGTGTGGATGCAGTTGCTTCGATGCTGTATCTGGATTATTCAAGAAATCATGGCGAATGGATTCCAAATGAATTTGGCGGACGTGAAAATCTGGAAGCTATTTCATTGCTGCGCGATATGAACGTGGCGGCTTATACAGAATTTCCTGACATACAAAGCATTGCGGAAGAATCTACTGCATTTCCGGGTGTGTCGCGGCCAGTGTTTGTAGGCGGCCTCGGATTTGGAATGAAGTGGATGATGGGCTGGATGAACGATACGCTCAAATATTTCGAAAAAGACCCGGCATTCAGAAAATGGCACCAGGATCAGCTGACTTTCAGTTTAGTGTACGCTTTCAATGAAAACTTCATGCTTCCGCTTTCTCATGATGAAGTGGTGTATGGCAAAAAATCGCTGGTAAATAAAATGCCGGGAGACGAATGGCAGCGTTTTGCTAACCTGCGGACTATGTTTACCTACATGTTTACGCATCCGGGTACAAAACTGATGTTTATGGGCGGAGAATTCGGACAAACATCTGAGTGGAATTTCAAACAAAGCATGGACTGGCATCTTCTGGAATTTGCACCTCATGCGGGAATGAAGGAATTTACAAAAGCGCTGAACAGCTTGTACAAGTCGGAACCGGCTATGTACGACTACTCGTTTTCGCATGAAGGCTTCGAGTGGATCGACACGCAGGATCGCGAGAATTCGGTACTTGTTTATGCCCGAAAAGCCATAGATCCCGATCTCAATATTGTTGTAATACTAAACCTGACTCCGGTTCCGCATCCTGGATATAAAGTGGGCGTGTTGTCGGAAGGCAATTGGGAAGAAATTTTCAACTCCGATGAAAAGAAGTTTTATGGAAGCGGAATGACCAATGGCGGAGTATTGAAAGCCGAGAACAAAGCATGGCACGGAAAAGCACATTCGGTTCTGGTAGATTTACCACCTCTTGGCGCAGTTATATTAAAGCGGAATCTTTTGAAAAAGAAATAA
- a CDS encoding FecR family protein, whose product MKTQIPSAEILKKYLANVGSEAEREMVNTWYSGLDLHTGDHFHDAEEDILLERIQMQISETESARSPKVLPFYRFCKYAASVAAMLILGFGLFYLLQKNERPEYSQISQTDSSWITYKNKKKRILRYQLPDSSVIWLNPYAQLSYPKSFTLNKTREIRFEGEGFFNVKPDKKHPFIIHTGAMQTTVLGTSFNVKANKNESVYEVSVVSGSVEVSTGKEGKTIILKPKQQVVFQKESNNLDVAATTDDTPGIENWEAVSLVFNETPMTVVAEKLQQTFKIKIEFANPDIEKCRLKIDFENQRLPEILEMIEMLLGTTYQMKNDKVVFGGEGCRSEHEGKRY is encoded by the coding sequence ATGAAAACACAGATACCGTCAGCAGAAATATTAAAAAAATATCTTGCAAATGTAGGCAGTGAGGCCGAACGCGAGATGGTTAACACCTGGTATAGCGGCCTGGACTTACATACTGGGGATCATTTTCATGATGCAGAAGAAGATATTTTGCTTGAACGGATTCAAATGCAGATTTCAGAAACGGAATCGGCTCGTTCTCCCAAAGTCCTGCCGTTTTATCGTTTTTGTAAATATGCAGCAAGTGTAGCTGCAATGCTGATCCTTGGTTTTGGTCTTTTCTATTTACTTCAAAAAAACGAACGACCGGAATATTCCCAAATTTCACAAACTGACTCCAGCTGGATTACTTATAAAAATAAAAAGAAAAGAATCCTCCGTTATCAGTTGCCCGACAGTTCTGTAATCTGGCTGAACCCTTATGCACAGCTATCTTATCCAAAATCATTTACACTAAACAAAACCAGGGAAATCCGCTTTGAAGGTGAAGGTTTTTTTAATGTAAAACCCGATAAAAAACATCCGTTTATCATACATACCGGAGCCATGCAAACGACAGTGCTTGGAACCAGTTTCAATGTAAAAGCCAATAAAAACGAATCAGTATACGAAGTATCGGTAGTTTCCGGCAGTGTGGAAGTAAGTACGGGAAAGGAAGGTAAAACCATTATTCTGAAACCTAAACAACAGGTTGTTTTCCAGAAAGAAAGCAATAATCTGGACGTGGCAGCTACAACGGATGACACACCCGGAATAGAAAATTGGGAAGCGGTTTCTCTCGTATTTAATGAAACCCCAATGACAGTAGTGGCTGAAAAATTGCAGCAAACTTTTAAAATTAAAATTGAGTTCGCCAATCCTGATATAGAAAAATGCAGGTTAAAAATAGATTTCGAGAATCAACGTTTGCCCGAAATCCTGGAAATGATAGAAATGCTGCTTGGTACAACCTATCAGATGAAAAATGACAAAGTAGTTTTTGGCGGAGAAGGATGCCGGTCGGAACACGAAGGAAAAAGATATTAA
- a CDS encoding TonB-dependent receptor: protein MKKHFHPKHALLFNIMRMTFYQLICIGLLSTVTIAHTSPAQELLNKGVTLELKNVSLNEALTKIEQETKVRFAYSSNLVNLNKAVTINVKQEKLSLVLEKLLIPLEITYQVRNNQILLSKFSKKTSELNQEDFQLIPANMPAEITVKGTVKAPETSEPLPGVSIILKGTQRGTTTDANGKFQLEVPDGNAVLIFSFVGYTSQEITVGNKTNIEVSLAPDTRALDEVVVVGYGTQKKSTLTGAIASVKGSEIAENPVPNISNSIAGKIAGVSMRPNGGQPGSDSPDIHIRGIGTTGNNKPLVVVDGIIRDNINQIDPSSIETVTVLKDAAAVAPYGLGGANGVLLITTKRGKSGAPTLSLSSYYGTQTPTYYPKLLSAVDYMRLKNEAYLNENPTGAQLPFATDLVDNYTNLNKENPDLYPISNTKDLVNMNAPMQNYTLQLSGGSDRIKYQTGLGFLKQNGMFDPVKYARYNYNMNLTAEATKTTTVSLSIIGSVERVSSVDTAVSAGNLFRNGFKYIPIRSLYYSNGLWGEFAGNSPVGVLHAGYTKNSNNTLLTTIGIEQKLPFIKGLSLKGTFSYDPNQKTKKGYHTPFYYYTQNTNTTPYTYKKEISTSEGGAAAFTWLAQQYIKTQTFTYQAYLNYHNSFGKHDFTGLLVAEARNSTYEMFTARRNNFAVDVDELNMGSSNKNDFDNGGTSSTGSQIGYVYRVGYAYAGKYLLEASGRYDGHYYFAPGKRWGYFPAFSAGWVLSEENFVKNGLPFVDNLKMRGSWGKSGNLAGSAFQYLTGYNLNGNAYAFGTGSMVQGAVVPNEANKNITWEISTKSDVGFEASLWRGLLTVEADYFHEKRTGMLLPPAVSVPIEYGLALADENAGVMENNGIELSLGTNYKFDDGLRLGINGNVSFAKNKMIKVFETAATRNNPNRSRTGRPLGTQFGYKTQGLFSTEDDKNDDGIINAADGYNIAQFGALHPGDIRYVDIAGPNGGAPDGKIDSNDETVIGKPVYPFLSYGLTTTAAWKGFDLNVFFQGSSMASLDIRQFQTIPFNNNNSNSSYEYYDNHWTPNTQDARYPRATQAPYANNTQLSDFWMTSTAHLRLKTAIIGYTLPKNLIQALRIQQVRFYVSGQNLFTFSKLKFMDPEVGYTDRETAYPNQKVYVFGLNVTF from the coding sequence ATGAAAAAACATTTTCATCCAAAGCATGCATTGCTATTCAACATCATGCGCATGACATTCTACCAACTGATTTGTATCGGTTTGCTCTCAACAGTAACCATAGCGCACACTTCCCCGGCGCAGGAATTGCTGAACAAAGGAGTAACGCTGGAACTGAAAAACGTGAGCCTGAACGAGGCGTTAACAAAGATTGAACAGGAAACCAAAGTACGGTTTGCATACAGCAGCAATCTGGTAAACCTGAATAAGGCTGTCACTATCAACGTAAAACAGGAGAAATTATCACTTGTGCTGGAAAAGCTCCTGATTCCATTGGAGATCACTTACCAGGTCCGTAATAACCAGATACTGCTTTCGAAATTCTCTAAAAAAACGTCGGAGCTGAATCAGGAAGATTTCCAATTGATACCTGCCAACATGCCTGCTGAAATTACAGTTAAAGGAACTGTGAAAGCACCCGAAACTTCCGAGCCGCTGCCTGGCGTAAGTATTATTTTAAAAGGAACACAGCGCGGAACGACAACGGATGCCAATGGAAAATTCCAGCTGGAAGTTCCTGATGGCAATGCAGTCCTGATATTTTCATTTGTAGGTTATACTTCACAGGAAATTACGGTTGGCAATAAGACTAATATAGAAGTTTCACTCGCGCCGGATACCAGAGCTTTGGACGAAGTTGTGGTGGTAGGTTATGGCACTCAAAAGAAATCTACTTTGACAGGTGCCATTGCTTCCGTAAAGGGCAGTGAAATTGCTGAGAATCCTGTACCTAATATTTCCAATTCCATAGCAGGAAAAATTGCCGGTGTAAGTATGCGGCCCAACGGAGGGCAACCTGGTTCAGATTCTCCCGACATTCACATCCGTGGAATTGGTACGACCGGAAATAACAAACCGCTGGTGGTTGTGGATGGAATTATCAGGGACAATATCAACCAGATAGATCCCAGTTCGATAGAAACTGTAACGGTACTAAAGGATGCAGCAGCTGTTGCTCCGTACGGATTAGGCGGTGCCAATGGTGTGTTGCTTATCACAACAAAAAGAGGAAAATCAGGTGCTCCTACCCTTTCATTATCAAGTTATTATGGAACACAAACGCCAACTTATTATCCAAAACTGCTAAGTGCCGTGGATTACATGCGGCTTAAAAATGAGGCGTACCTGAACGAAAATCCAACCGGGGCCCAGCTTCCTTTCGCAACGGATCTGGTCGATAATTACACGAACCTTAACAAGGAGAACCCGGATCTGTACCCGATCAGCAATACGAAAGATCTGGTAAATATGAATGCACCCATGCAGAATTACACTTTGCAGCTGAGCGGTGGTTCCGACAGAATTAAATACCAGACCGGCCTGGGTTTTCTGAAACAGAACGGAATGTTTGATCCGGTGAAATATGCAAGATATAATTACAATATGAACCTGACTGCTGAAGCCACCAAAACGACAACAGTTTCACTTTCCATTATCGGCTCTGTTGAGCGGGTTTCATCGGTTGATACGGCGGTTTCGGCAGGTAATCTTTTCAGGAATGGTTTCAAATATATTCCAATCCGCAGTTTGTATTACAGCAATGGTTTGTGGGGCGAGTTTGCAGGAAATTCACCGGTTGGCGTACTTCATGCCGGTTATACCAAAAACAGCAACAACACTCTGCTGACAACCATTGGGATTGAACAAAAACTGCCTTTTATAAAAGGATTGAGCCTGAAAGGTACGTTCAGCTATGACCCAAACCAGAAAACGAAGAAGGGATATCATACGCCGTTCTATTATTATACCCAAAATACAAATACGACACCTTACACCTATAAAAAGGAAATATCTACATCAGAAGGTGGAGCTGCCGCATTTACCTGGCTTGCACAGCAATACATAAAAACCCAGACTTTCACTTACCAGGCGTATCTGAATTATCATAACTCGTTTGGAAAACATGATTTTACGGGTTTACTGGTAGCTGAGGCAAGAAATAGTACATACGAAATGTTCACAGCCCGGCGTAACAATTTTGCAGTGGATGTGGATGAGCTGAACATGGGAAGTTCAAATAAAAACGATTTTGATAATGGCGGGACCTCCTCCACCGGCAGTCAGATTGGTTATGTTTACCGCGTTGGTTATGCGTATGCCGGAAAATATCTGCTGGAAGCTTCCGGCCGGTATGATGGTCATTACTATTTCGCACCAGGAAAAAGATGGGGTTATTTCCCAGCCTTTTCAGCCGGATGGGTTTTGTCAGAAGAAAATTTTGTTAAAAACGGGCTTCCATTTGTCGACAACCTGAAAATGAGAGGCTCATGGGGGAAATCAGGAAATCTGGCCGGTTCAGCTTTTCAGTATCTGACAGGATACAACCTGAATGGCAATGCTTATGCATTCGGAACAGGGTCAATGGTACAGGGAGCGGTCGTTCCTAATGAAGCGAACAAAAATATTACCTGGGAAATATCCACCAAATCAGATGTTGGTTTTGAAGCATCTTTATGGAGAGGTTTGCTGACAGTTGAAGCAGATTATTTCCACGAAAAAAGAACAGGAATGCTGCTTCCACCAGCTGTAAGTGTGCCGATCGAATATGGTTTGGCATTGGCTGATGAGAATGCGGGAGTTATGGAAAACAACGGGATAGAACTGAGCCTCGGTACAAATTATAAGTTTGACGACGGCCTTCGGTTAGGGATCAACGGAAATGTGAGCTTTGCCAAAAACAAAATGATCAAAGTATTTGAAACAGCTGCAACACGTAACAATCCAAACCGCAGCCGTACGGGCCGTCCCTTAGGAACACAATTTGGTTATAAAACTCAGGGTTTGTTCAGTACAGAAGATGATAAAAATGATGATGGGATAATCAATGCAGCCGATGGATACAACATAGCACAATTTGGTGCGCTCCATCCAGGAGATATCCGTTATGTCGATATTGCAGGCCCGAACGGTGGTGCGCCGGATGGTAAAATTGATTCTAACGACGAAACAGTTATAGGCAAGCCGGTATATCCTTTTTTAAGTTATGGACTGACCACCACGGCAGCATGGAAAGGATTTGACCTGAACGTCTTTTTTCAGGGATCGTCCATGGCAAGCCTGGATATCAGACAGTTCCAGACTATTCCTTTTAATAACAACAACAGTAATTCCAGCTATGAATATTACGATAATCACTGGACGCCAAATACACAGGATGCACGGTATCCGAGAGCAACACAGGCGCCTTATGCCAACAACACACAATTGTCGGATTTCTGGATGACAAGTACAGCACATCTTCGCCTTAAAACTGCGATTATTGGTTACACTTTGCCAAAAAACCTGATCCAGGCTTTACGGATCCAGCAGGTTAGATTCTATGTTTCGGGACAAAACCTGTTCACGTTCAGCAAGCTCAAATTTATGGACCCGGAAGTGGGTTATACTGATCGTGAAACGGCATATCCAAACCAAAAGGTGTATGTGTTCGGCTTAAATGTGACATTCTGA
- a CDS encoding RNA polymerase sigma factor: MTKLFSTYPDEELMQMVCRQDDELAFTELYKRHVRLLVHTAIRKTGVKTTAEDLVQETFVKFWLGRHKFDIHKNIQAYLNGMLKYNIITHYHQEQKKLVLTLQEDNVPIDNDTSEALDFNTLSELYEQSLLKLPQKCREVFILSRKGYSLKEIAGSLEISEKTVEAHISKALKILRVEMKDYIVYALLIVSAI; encoded by the coding sequence GTGACAAAACTTTTTAGCACTTATCCGGATGAAGAACTAATGCAAATGGTTTGCCGGCAGGACGACGAACTGGCTTTTACGGAGCTATACAAACGTCATGTGCGGTTGCTTGTCCATACTGCAATCAGGAAAACGGGTGTCAAAACCACGGCGGAAGATCTTGTGCAGGAAACCTTTGTGAAGTTCTGGCTGGGCAGGCATAAATTCGATATTCACAAAAATATCCAGGCCTATCTGAATGGCATGCTGAAATACAACATTATTACGCATTATCATCAGGAGCAGAAAAAGCTGGTCCTGACGTTGCAGGAGGATAACGTCCCCATTGATAATGATACCAGCGAAGCGCTTGATTTTAATACACTCAGTGAGCTATACGAACAATCGCTTTTAAAACTGCCGCAAAAATGCCGCGAAGTCTTTATCCTGAGCCGCAAAGGTTACAGCCTTAAAGAAATTGCGGGTTCTTTGGAAATTTCTGAGAAAACGGTAGAAGCGCATATCAGCAAAGCCCTCAAAATCCTACGGGTTGAAATGAAAGATTACATCGTTTATGCGTTGTTAATTGTATCCGCAATTTGA
- a CDS encoding RagB/SusD family nutrient uptake outer membrane protein, whose translation MKNIKQIIFSISLTICFFTTACKEDFLENDIKSRLTDDIQWASEGNADLFLNDIYSVLSNKWNSPDNLDNFTDDNDAGFYWKSYSWRQGIVDPAVNNGTPMDHANGNATDYASWAAGFLKIRKCNLFIQKVTENSANFSEDYIKKRLDEAKFLRAYYYSELWMHLGGLPIITEVLDRTTMDEAELYNARSTFEETFNFIISELDKIVANNALPAKYNGGDANAGRATAGAALALKGWLQLYAASPAFNAASPAAGADPNKLVGFGNYDAKRWETAAATNKKFMDTYAGVYGLFSDLPALWQEKNEYNPEIIWDRQVVSIIMGSNYEQYGGPVWIDGVYYTWGNYDPSQELVDQFAMANGKLITDPTSGYDPQNPYVNREKRFYDFIVYDGAPYKQDWMAKTDTIYTRIDKVRPSKNQIDFGTDDVSNTGYYFKKKINPLKPRGGAASGQNYVYYRYAEVVLNYAGSPE comes from the coding sequence ATGAAAAATATTAAACAAATCATTTTTTCAATATCCCTGACAATCTGCTTTTTTACAACGGCATGCAAGGAAGATTTTCTTGAAAATGACATCAAAAGCAGGTTGACGGATGATATTCAATGGGCTTCGGAAGGAAATGCTGATCTTTTCCTGAATGATATTTACAGTGTGCTTTCCAACAAATGGAATTCTCCTGATAATCTGGACAATTTCACAGATGACAACGACGCAGGATTCTACTGGAAATCGTATAGCTGGCGTCAGGGAATCGTTGATCCGGCTGTCAACAATGGTACGCCAATGGATCATGCAAATGGAAATGCAACGGACTATGCTTCATGGGCCGCGGGGTTTTTAAAAATCCGGAAATGTAATTTGTTCATACAGAAAGTGACTGAAAATTCAGCTAATTTCTCAGAAGATTATATCAAAAAACGCCTGGATGAAGCTAAGTTTTTGAGGGCTTATTATTATAGCGAGTTATGGATGCATTTGGGTGGGCTGCCAATTATTACAGAAGTACTCGACAGGACTACTATGGATGAGGCCGAACTTTACAATGCCCGGAGCACATTTGAAGAAACCTTCAATTTTATTATTTCCGAACTGGATAAGATCGTTGCCAACAATGCACTGCCAGCCAAATACAACGGCGGCGATGCGAATGCGGGAAGGGCTACGGCAGGTGCTGCGCTAGCCTTAAAAGGCTGGCTCCAATTGTACGCAGCAAGCCCTGCTTTTAATGCAGCATCACCTGCTGCCGGTGCCGATCCGAATAAATTGGTTGGATTTGGCAATTATGATGCAAAACGCTGGGAAACTGCGGCTGCAACAAATAAAAAATTCATGGATACTTATGCCGGTGTATATGGCTTGTTCAGTGATTTGCCCGCGTTATGGCAGGAAAAAAACGAGTACAATCCTGAAATTATTTGGGACCGTCAGGTAGTTTCCATCATCATGGGTTCGAATTATGAACAGTACGGCGGACCGGTTTGGATCGACGGCGTTTATTATACCTGGGGGAATTATGATCCTTCGCAGGAACTTGTGGATCAGTTTGCTATGGCAAACGGAAAATTGATTACCGATCCGACTTCGGGTTATGATCCGCAAAATCCTTATGTAAACCGTGAAAAACGTTTTTATGATTTCATCGTTTACGACGGCGCTCCCTACAAACAGGACTGGATGGCAAAAACGGATACCATTTATACGAGAATTGACAAGGTAAGGCCTTCAAAAAACCAGATCGATTTTGGTACAGATGATGTAAGTAATACAGGTTATTATTTCAAAAAGAAAATTAACCCTTTGAAACCCCGGGGCGGAGCAGCAAGCGGTCAGAATTATGTATATTATCGTTATGCTGAAGTTGTTCTAAACTACGCTGGAAGCCCAGAATGA
- a CDS encoding NUDIX hydrolase, protein MNEKLTDSHKYNLWKGRLEKNGMDIHQIDELYSRHNGHGEVLFSLLYTDATTPEGNKIPPICFLKGEVVCVLICFIDVQTREKYLLLVQQRRICDGSMTFEHPAGMLDSESDAASVAAREVWEETGIAIEKEQMVKLNTDPYYPSTGTSDEAMYLFYCELELSTEQIQTYHNQTMGLLSDHEYIHTYVVPFAEGHKLITNVNGILLDYMYLKDVGDWELLKKL, encoded by the coding sequence ATGAATGAAAAATTAACTGATTCGCATAAGTACAATCTCTGGAAAGGACGGCTGGAAAAAAATGGAATGGATATCCATCAGATTGACGAACTGTATTCCCGGCATAACGGGCATGGTGAAGTGCTTTTTTCTCTCTTGTACACAGATGCTACCACACCGGAAGGAAATAAAATCCCGCCTATCTGTTTCCTGAAAGGCGAAGTGGTATGTGTGCTGATTTGTTTTATTGATGTACAGACCAGAGAAAAATATCTCCTTTTGGTGCAGCAACGGCGCATATGTGATGGTTCGATGACATTCGAACATCCGGCTGGAATGCTGGACAGTGAAAGTGATGCGGCATCGGTAGCAGCACGTGAAGTATGGGAGGAAACAGGAATTGCGATCGAAAAGGAGCAAATGGTAAAGCTGAATACTGATCCATACTATCCTTCGACCGGAACGAGCGACGAAGCCATGTATTTATTTTATTGTGAGCTTGAACTGAGCACTGAGCAGATTCAAACCTATCACAATCAAACCATGGGTTTGCTGTCGGATCATGAGTATATCCATACCTACGTGGTACCATTTGCAGAAGGCCATAAGCTGATAACTAATGTAAACGGAATATTACTGGACTATATGTATCTTAAAGATGTAGGAGACTGGGAGTTGCTGAAAAAATTGTAA
- a CDS encoding dipeptidase — protein sequence MKKLLLLLSVPFLSYGQTPTDDIVAKAAKIHAKVLTIDTHADVPINMMKDSFDVAVEHSYEKDGSQIDFPRMKKGGMDGMFFAVYLGQGKRSAEANAEAKKKALAIFHKIHEAVRLNPDVAGLAVTSKDAFRLQKEGKRAVFIGMENGWPVDNDIKNLKMYHDLGLRYITLSHSANNDICDSSTDPDGPEFNGLSKFGEEVVKEMNRLGMMVDISHVSDSTFYDVIKLTKVPVIASHSSCRALCDVPRNMTDDMIRTLAKNGGVIQINFVPGFVKKPSQDQELSMKALRMKVRQTELSAADKKVLFEEMKAIGKKYEKDMPTVADAVNHIEHVIKLTSVNHVGIGMDLDGGGRVIGMNDVSQIGAITEELVRRGYSEKDIAKIWGGNIMRVLDKVEKGAEKL from the coding sequence ATGAAAAAATTACTTCTGCTTTTATCTGTACCTTTCCTTTCTTATGGCCAAACCCCGACGGATGATATTGTCGCGAAGGCTGCCAAAATCCATGCAAAAGTATTGACCATTGATACACATGCGGATGTTCCTATCAACATGATGAAAGACAGCTTTGATGTGGCTGTTGAGCATAGTTACGAAAAGGATGGCTCGCAGATAGATTTTCCAAGAATGAAAAAAGGTGGCATGGACGGAATGTTCTTTGCCGTTTATCTCGGACAAGGCAAACGTTCGGCAGAAGCTAATGCTGAGGCAAAAAAGAAAGCACTGGCTATTTTCCACAAAATCCATGAAGCAGTACGCCTTAATCCTGATGTTGCCGGACTTGCAGTAACTTCGAAAGATGCTTTCAGATTGCAGAAGGAAGGAAAAAGAGCAGTATTTATCGGAATGGAAAATGGCTGGCCGGTCGATAATGATATCAAAAATCTTAAAATGTACCATGACCTGGGTTTGAGATACATTACGCTTTCTCATTCGGCTAACAATGATATTTGTGATTCGTCGACTGATCCGGATGGCCCTGAATTCAACGGGTTGAGCAAGTTTGGAGAAGAAGTTGTGAAGGAAATGAATCGTTTGGGTATGATGGTTGATATTTCGCACGTATCGGATTCTACATTTTATGATGTAATCAAACTCACCAAAGTTCCTGTTATTGCTTCACATTCTTCCTGTCGTGCACTTTGCGATGTACCACGTAACATGACAGATGATATGATCAGGACACTTGCCAAAAATGGCGGTGTGATCCAGATCAATTTTGTACCAGGTTTTGTGAAGAAACCTTCCCAGGATCAGGAATTATCTATGAAAGCACTTCGTATGAAAGTCCGCCAGACGGAACTTTCCGCAGCTGACAAAAAAGTGTTGTTTGAAGAAATGAAGGCCATCGGTAAAAAATATGAAAAAGACATGCCGACTGTTGCGGATGCCGTAAACCATATTGAACACGTAATAAAACTAACCAGCGTAAATCATGTTGGAATAGGTATGGATCTGGACGGTGGCGGAAGAGTAATTGGCATGAACGATGTGAGCCAGATCGGTGCTATTACTGAGGAACTTGTACGCAGAGGCTATTCTGAGAAAGATATAGCCAAAATCTGGGGCGGCAACATTATGCGTGTTCTTGACAAAGTAGAAAAAGGTGCAGAAAAATTATAA